The Panthera tigris isolate Pti1 chromosome A1, P.tigris_Pti1_mat1.1, whole genome shotgun sequence region cctatagagaacacactCAGCGGTGTGTTCTTCTATACATGAGTGCAGGCAGAGGGTTGGAGGCCTTTGTCATCATctgaagagaagagaggggaggaagagagtatGATGCTGATCTGATACCTGTAATGGGGGTCAGGCTTTGAGCCCCAGTCCAATGCAGGGAGGATGGGGGAAGTGGGCACTGAAAGCAGGTGCCTCTCCTATCCCAGGCTTCTAACCTTCCTTTTCTCATTCCCTCAGGCCAAACTGCAGGGGCATGTGGAACCACTGAGGAAGCATCTAGAGGCTGTGCAGAAGATGAAGGCCAAGGAGGAGAGGCGTGTGACAGAACTGAAGGTGGGTGAATGTCCTTGATAGGGCTTACTGGCTCTGAGATCAGGGCAGGGAACATGGGTTGTCTACTCTCAGAAGTGGTGACAAGATTCCCTGAAGAGGGACctgggagagaggtagagacattCCCAGGGTTTTGAAGAGAGAGGGGCCTTAAAGGGTCAGGGGGCACATTTATTCTAGGTTCCAGAATGGAGTGGAAACAGATCTAGTATAGAGAGGTTGGGTCCGTGGCCCAAGCCTGAAGAACAGGCTTACCACCCCAGACACCTCACTTCAAGGCCTGTGCCCACCAGGCTGGATAGCACAGAGGGCAGAAGTGGGCAAGGCAAAATCTACATAACAGCCATCAGAGAAGCCCCAGGTCCCAGGACAGATGGTAGGTGGTAGGTAGAGCAACCCTGAGCATGAATGGGAAGGGGAGGGCATGGTGTTTAATGGAGGATAGAATGTTACAGAGACCTGGTCTTCTCTAGTCCAGTGTTTCTCAGCTGTTTTTCTTGATTGATCACCCCTCCCCAAGgagtatttttagatattttttccctaataccaccctccccacccccaactctgtACGTGTGTTTGTAAGGTCAGCAGAAACTGGAATGGCCTGGCACTGAGCTTTGGAGACCAAGACAGGACAGCCTTCTTGTCTGAcctctttcctcatcttttcCCTGGCCAGTGGGTGGGTCTTGCCACTTCCCAAGtcttgtacttatttttttgCCACCTACACATTAGGGACTCTGCTGCTGGCAATTGCCGCACACTGAGTGTGTCTGGGAGCCAGGGGGTCCTCTTAGCCAAATGCTCAGATTGAGACTTCTGGGGTTCTGGGATGCAGAGAGAAGATGTCAGGGTCTGCGTATCACTGGGACAGAGAGTGAAGCTGACTTTCCTTCACCGACTTAGCCAGTCAGAACTTCCTTCCTCACTCTGGCCTGTCCCTCTTTGTCCCAAGAATGTCTCTAGTTGATGATACCTGCATGGAAAGCATGCCCACTATCTGGGATTGCCCAGTCCAGGCAAATGGGGTGAGATTAGGCAGAAGTTTTCTCTGATTATATATAGACTACAATCTACACAATGATAtccatgattttgctttttggcttttaaagtgtaaaataacATTTGGCcgtttacagaaaaagtttgctagaCTCCTGATCTAGAAGGATTCGGTGACTTTTCCAAAGTCATTAGTAGTATAGTCAAGACCCTAACTTGATATCTTGAttcctgaatttttaatttattcattgcaAAAAACTTTTACTAAGTACTGGTGCTGTTCTGAGGTCTGAGGATCCTGTGACAAACAACTTATGGAGTGGTGGAAAAGGATGTTAAAAGATACTTCAATGTAAACaacatttcaaattaatattAATGCTGTGAGGATATATAATGAATGATATTTATGGGAGATACGATGGTATTTATGGGGGTAGTCCTGATTTAGATCTAGCGGGGAGAGAAGGCTTCTCtcagggaatatttttaaatttagatctgAAGAATGAATCAAGTTAGATAGCCAGGGTGGAGATAAGTTGCAGGCAGAAGTTAGTGAGTTTCAGACCAGTGTGCTTTGGAGTGTGGGAGTGGTGCCTGGTAAGGCTGGGAGGTGGTGGAAGGGACAGGGGCCCCTTTCCATTTGGGATGCAGAGCTCCATTACCTTGGATTGAGGGGCAGCAGTTGCAAAATTGGAAGTTTATGTTTCTGTGTGTTGAGGTGGTATCCACCATCCCCTTTGCATCATCCCAGAGCCAGATGAAGTCAGAGCTGGCAGCTGTGGCCTCGGAGTTCGGGCGGCTGACACGGTTTCTGGCTGAAGAGCAGGCAGGGTTGGAGCGGCGCCTCCGAGAGATGCACGAAGCCCAGCTAGGGCGTGCAGGAGCAGCGGCCAGCCGCCTGGCGGAGCAGGCTGCCCAGCTGAGCCGCCTGCTGGCGGAGGCCCAGGAGCGGAGCCAGCAGGGGGGCCTGCGGCTGCTCCAGGTGAGCAGTGcccccttccctgtctccccctgccttccccccagCACCCTGTATTTGCTCTGTTAGGCAGTGCTTACCAAACATCTGTTCAGAGCTGCCTCTCTTCTCATTGGGAGGACCCATGATAATTTAACCTAAGACCAAAAGGTTTTTTGAGGCTGGGGACAGGGTTAATGccaaatgtggtgtgtgtgtgattatacccagtgaaaagaaagaaattcaattgTATAAAGAGGGTTTTAAAGTAGAGTCAAGGAAagaatttttgacagagacatcCTGAGAAAGATGCCTAAGTCatgttgtaaaaattattttactgggGTTGAAAATTCTATTATTGGTCTCACAGCAGGATGAGAGAAGTGTGCTAGGGCATAGGGATGATTGAGATGGATACACACTTACTGAGGGTCTTGAGGGTTGCTTTTTCTTACTCCCTGTTCAAGTTCAGTCCTTTCTCTGGCTGGAATCAGATTGAGAGAAAGGAGCTGTCTGTGTGCAGCtgactctctctttgtctctttttccctctccctctttttgtttctgttattccCAGGACATCAAGGAGACTTTCAATAGGTGTGTTGCCACCCTTTATCCTTTGTGACCCAGTGGCATCTGGTTCCCCATCCCTACCTCTCTTGGATATCCcgctcctttccttccttccccaggacCCGAGTTTCTGCCTCCTggaccctcctctccttcccctcagctTCTGCTCTTCCCTCTGGGAATATCATGGTCCCACCCCCTGCCCGGTCCCCTTCCTCTAGGTGTGAAGAGGTACAGCTGCAACCCCCAGAGGTCTGGTCCCCTGACCCGTGTCAGCCCCATAGCCATGACTTCTTGACAGATGCCATCGTGAGGAAAATGAGCCGGATGTTCTGTCAGGCTGCCCGAGGTAGGGAGGTCACCTGTAcgaccttccttttcctttcccttcacaGACCTGAGATTGGGTTCTGAGGAGGAGGTTGGGCCTGGTGGGGGGAAGAATGGGGCTAAGGTGGAGCAGGATACAGGTAGGCCGCTTGGGGCTTCAAGCTAAGAGTAGTTTTTGACCTAGACCAGGTAGGTGTTGAtggtgggagtggagggtggATAGCAAGAGCCAGGGCCAGAGGGAAGACCTGTCCAGGGTCCTGGAAACAAGAGTCGGGGAAGAGGTGGAGCTCATAGGAACTAAAGTCTGGTCTCTAggatggggaggggtgaggacagCTGGAAGGTAGGCGGGGAGGGCAGCAGGAAAGGCTGAATCTTGGAGTTGGCTACTGATGGGGAACAGTTGTTCCAGCCTTGGCGTAtttgtcctccccctccccaagtgGACCTGACGCTGGACCCTGACACGGCTCACCCGGCCCTGATGCTCTCCCCTGACCGCCGGGGGGTCCGCCTGGCAGAGCGGCGGCAGGAGGTTGCTGACCATTCCAAGCGCTTCTCAGCCGACTGCTGCGTATTGGGGGCCCAAGGCTTCCGCTCTGGGCGGCACTACTGGGAGGTAGAGGTGGGAGGGCGGCGGGGTTGGGCGGTGGGCGCTGCCCGTGAATCGACCCATCATAAGGAGAAGGTGGGCTCTGGGGGATCCTCTTTGGGCAGTGGGGATGCCAGCTCCTCACGCCATCACCATCGCCGCCGCCGGCTCCACCTACCCCAACAGCCCCTGCTCCAGCGCGAAGTGTGGTGTGTGGGCACCAATGGCAAACGCTACCAGGCACAGAGCTCAACGGAGCAGACACTGCTGAGCCCAAGTGAGAAACCACGGCGCTTTGGCGTGTACCTGGACTATGAGGCTGGGCGCCTAGGCTTCTACAATGCGGAGACTCTAGCCCACGTGCATACCTTCTCAGCTGCTTTCCTGGGCGAGCGTGTCTTCCCTTTCTTTCGAGTGCTCTCCAAGGGTACTCGTATCAAGCTATGCCCTTGATTAGCCTGCCACCCGCAGGGGCCCCTCTGGTCAGCACTTGAGGGGcgggtggtggtggagggtgtCCCATAAGTTTGGGGGCTCAAAGGCTCCTTCCACTGTTTGTTGCTTCCCACTCCCCTTTGACCCCAGGCCCGCTTCTCCCTCTAGGAGCCTAAAGAACCTTCCTGGCCCGCAGCTCTGCCTTCTCTCACCTGCAATGTCTGTCCAACAGGTCTGCATGGGTCCCTGATGAGAACAGCTGCCTGGTTTTCCTTCCCTCTAACCACCCAGGGTTTTGAGTAGGAGTTGAGGGGAGATTTAACTCTATTACTTAACTTCCCTTTCCTTGCCCCTACTCTTCACCTTTCTTGTCAGTTCCCAGGCTGGGATATTTGGGCAAGACTCCTGTCTGTCCCGTATTCCATTTTCTGATGCAAATTTTAGCTAAGGGATTTGGAAGCTTTTTGGGGAGGCGGGTTAGGCAAAAGGGTAGAGCTGGGTAATAAATGTCTATTCTCTGGGGGAGGTAGGAGGGATTCTAGACTCCTTCCATCCCCAATTTCTACCTCCATAGACTGGCCAGAATTTAGCTTAAGATCTGGAATGGTCAACACAATTGAAACTACATACCATTGTATTacccaataaattattttctcccccacccttttTCCAGCACTCACATTAGGAGTAAAGCTCACCCCGCCCAGCCCCTCCAGGTCTTTTCACTGCCAGGCTCCTTTCCTCTTTGTCCAATGAAGTTCCTTGTGTCAGTATCCAGCCTCATATATTAGTTCTCTCCATCTGGTGAGCCCTGACCAGGAGCCTGGGGACAGGGGTTTGGATCCCCAGGAGAGCCTTGGGTATAATCTATTTTTCTAGTAACCCCTTGCCTTCTGTCACCTGTCAGCTTTTGTCCTTTGCTTTGATGGCAGAGGTCAACTTCTGTtcctgggggaaagggaagacGGGATGTGTTGtggaaataaagtttatttgcttcttttgtgGAGTCCTTTCCTTTAGGTGAGCAAAAATAGAATGTAGGGCCAGGGTTTCTTCCACAGTAAGCCAGTCTCTCCAATAAACGTAATGACACAGAACTGAGGACTTATTGTACCTTCCCCATAACCTGCGTTTTACACCACTCATGTTATTTGCATAGATTGGGATATTCACTCTCACCCCATTTGAATATCCTACATAGTTTTATTGGTACCCTCTTCAGCATGCACTTTGAAAATTGTTTGCCACTTGTCTATCACTGCTTTGAGGTTTTAGGATTCTGGTTTTCCCAAGAATCTTTACATTTCTAAAGTCTTTCCATGTGATTGCATCTAGCTGAAATCCCATAAAATTGAAGCTAAAGCCACAGTAGCCTTATCACCATTAGGAGTTGATGGCAAAGGAAACTGTACAAGCTACTTCAACATGCTACATATTTACTTAGCCACTACCTGAGAAAAAGCCAGCTGTGATTGTATTTATGAATACCTGCAGACTTCATAATTTTTAATCTCCAACAATGAAGGGAGTAAAAAGGACCTGATCTTAAGCAGAACCTCTTTTGGGGAGAGTTGCCTTATCATAGACGAAGGGTtcaaaaaaatctccattttaacaaaaagacaacttgACAGACTACACTAACTtgagtttcaaaatatttcatattaccTTGAGGAATGACAAAATGCCTACTCAATTATTTATGTTACAAATTGAACTGAGATTTTACTATTCCCAAGGAACATTTTCTCTAGGCTTAAGCGAGGCCCCAAGGATCTATACCTGAGACACAGTACATTGTGATGCAACCCAGCATTAGAAAGCAGTTTTGCTTATCAGAGAAAGACACTATAAGTCAGCAAACCAATGTTTTATTTCCAAAGTTCTGCTCTCTATTTCTAGCGGGTGCCAATGGTCACCTGCCACACTCGCACCAGGTTGTCCGTGTAGCCAGCAAACAGAGTCTGCAAGGGAGAAATGACAGTGACAGGTCATGTCAGAGCCATGGAACTCTGCATTCCCTTCTTTTAAGACCCCCAATCTTCTAACCACCAGGTTGTAGGTGGTATGTATTCCTGGAGGAAGCAACAGCTGGTAGTAAGGACTCATACTCTTGTAAAATGATTAAGTTATCCAAAGTGTTAACTGAAGGTAGGTAATCATTGCTTGTTAGATCAATTTTCCTTCCAGTGCAGGAACATGTACTCTGTTCACTGGTAGAGCTAATTTGGTTCTCTCAAATCAACCTGGCTagttttgtggtttcattttATGTCAAAGACATTCCAAGagcaaagagggggagagaaaaggtaAAAGCTGAGTCACTTAAGCAGAGACCCACTTACCTGGCCATCAGCAGACCAGGCCAGAGAAGTACACTGGGGTGGCTCTGCCTTGCTGCTGGTACTGATAACTTCCTGCTTCAGTTCATCTACAATGATCTTGCCTTCCAAGTCCTGGGAAAGGGGCAAAATCAAGGTAAGGAGGGTTTCTACTACAAGCATCCAAGGAATAGAGGCCAAGGATGTTGTGAAACAGCCTAAAATGCATAGgactgtctcccctccccccaccaccaaaaggTTGATTATGCTGAGACTGAATAAATTGCTGTAATTTGTGACATCCTTTAGTAGGTAAGTATCGTGCACCACTGCAAATCCCAATCCTAGCAAGTTGTAACTtgctcttcctgggtctccacTGATAGCCTGATGATCAGCAGTTGTTCAGGAAGCTCGAATCCCAGCAGTGACATATCAGGAAATCACAACATTGCCATGGCTCACAAGAGTAAAGCCAGGAGCTCGGCCCTCAACTGTAGCCCACACTCACCCAGATCTTGATGCTGGGGCctgtggcagcacagagccagtatCGGTTAGGACTGAAGCACAGGGCATTGATGATGTCCCCACCATCTAGTGTATAAAGGTGCTTGCCTTCGTTAAGGTCCCACAGCATAGCCTGGCCATCCtgagaagaggaaaggggagtCAGGGTAATATGAAACCTATTCCAGGTGTTAATCTCAACTGTCAAGATTCTGTCTT contains the following coding sequences:
- the TRIM41 gene encoding E3 ubiquitin-protein ligase TRIM41 isoform X2, which codes for MAAVAMTPNPVQTLQEEAVCAICLDYFTDPVSIGCGHNFCRVCVTQLWGGEDEEDRDELDREEEEEDGEEEEVEAVGAGGGWDTPMRDEDYEGDMEEEVEEEEEGVFWTSGMGGSNWDNMDYVWEEEDEEEDLDYYLGDMEEDLRGEDEEDEEEVLEEDEEEELDPVTPLPPPPAPRRCFTCPQCRKSFPRRSFRPNLQLANMVQVIRQMHPTPGRGSRGNEQGICPKHQEALKLFCEVDEEAICVVCRESRSHKQHSVVPLEEVVQEYKNHSSCATTTAFCTLLWAKLQGHVEPLRKHLEAVQKMKAKEERRVTELKSQMKSELAAVASEFGRLTRFLAEEQAGLERRLREMHEAQLGRAGAAASRLAEQAAQLSRLLAEAQERSQQGGLRLLQDIKETFNRCEEVQLQPPEVWSPDPCQPHSHDFLTDAIVRKMSRMFCQAARVDLTLDPDTAHPALMLSPDRRGVRLAERRQEVADHSKRFSADCCVLGAQGFRSGRHYWEVEVGGRRGWAVGAARESTHHKEKVGSGGSSLGSGDASSSRHHHRRRRLHLPQQPLLQREVWCVGTNGKRYQAQSSTEQTLLSPSEKPRRFGVYLDYEAGRLGFYNAETLAHVHTFSAAFLGERVFPFFRVLSKGTRIKLCP
- the TRIM41 gene encoding E3 ubiquitin-protein ligase TRIM41 isoform X4, with product MAAVAMTPNPVQTLQEEAVCAICLDYFTDPVSIGCGHNFCRVCVTQLWGGEDEEDRDELDREEEEEDGEEEEVEAVGAGGGWDTPMRDEDYEGDMEEEVEEEEEGVFWTSGMGGSNWDNMDYVWEEEDEEEDLDYYLGDMEEDLRGEDEEDEEEVLEEDEEEELDPVTPLPPPPAPRRCFTCPQCRKSFPRRSFRPNLQLANMVQVIRQMHPTPGRGSRGNEQGICPKHQEALKLFCEVDEEAICVVCRESRSHKQHSVVPLEEVVQEYKAKLQGHVEPLRKHLEAVQKMKAKEERRVTELKSQMKSELAAVASEFGRLTRFLAEEQAGLERRLREMHEAQLGRAGAAASRLAEQAAQLSRLLAEAQERSQQGGLRLLQDIKETFNRCEEVQLQPPEVWSPDPCQPHSHDFLTDAIVRKMSRMFCQAARVDLTLDPDTAHPALMLSPDRRGVRLAERRQEVADHSKRFSADCCVLGAQGFRSGRHYWEVEVGGRRGWAVGAARESTHHKEKVGSGGSSLGSGDASSSRHHHRRRRLHLPQQPLLQREVWCVGTNGKRYQAQSSTEQTLLSPSEKPRRFGVYLDYEAGRLGFYNAETLAHVHTFSAAFLGERVFPFFRVLSKGTRIKLCP
- the TRIM41 gene encoding E3 ubiquitin-protein ligase TRIM41 isoform X1, producing the protein MAAVAMTPNPVQTLQEEAVCAICLDYFTDPVSIGCGHNFCRVCVTQLWGGEDEEDRDELDREEEEEDGEEEEVEAVGAGGGWDTPMRDEDYEGDMEEEVEEEEEGVFWTSGMGGSNWDNMDYVWEEEDEEEDLDYYLGDMEEDLRGEDEEDEEEVLEEDEEEELDPVTPLPPPPAPRRCFTCPQCRKSFPRRSFRPNLQLANMVQVIRQMHPTPGRGSRGNEQGICPKHQEALKLFCEVDEEAICVVCRESRSHKQHSVVPLEEVVQEYKNHSSCATTTAFCTLLWAKLQGHVEPLRKHLEAVQKMKAKEERRVTELKVVSTIPFASSQSQMKSELAAVASEFGRLTRFLAEEQAGLERRLREMHEAQLGRAGAAASRLAEQAAQLSRLLAEAQERSQQGGLRLLQDIKETFNRCEEVQLQPPEVWSPDPCQPHSHDFLTDAIVRKMSRMFCQAARVDLTLDPDTAHPALMLSPDRRGVRLAERRQEVADHSKRFSADCCVLGAQGFRSGRHYWEVEVGGRRGWAVGAARESTHHKEKVGSGGSSLGSGDASSSRHHHRRRRLHLPQQPLLQREVWCVGTNGKRYQAQSSTEQTLLSPSEKPRRFGVYLDYEAGRLGFYNAETLAHVHTFSAAFLGERVFPFFRVLSKGTRIKLCP
- the TRIM41 gene encoding E3 ubiquitin-protein ligase TRIM41 isoform X3 encodes the protein MAAVAMTPNPVQTLQEEAVCAICLDYFTDPVSIGCGHNFCRVCVTQLWGGEDEEDRDELDREEEEEDGEEEEVEAVGAGGGWDTPMRDEDYEGDMEEEVEEEEEGVFWTSGMGGSNWDNMDYVWEEEDEEEDLDYYLGDMEEDLRGEDEEDEEEVLEEDEEEELDPVTPLPPPPAPRRCFTCPQCRKSFPRRSFRPNLQLANMVQVIRQMHPTPGRGSRGNEQGICPKHQEALKLFCEVDEEAICVVCRESRSHKQHSVVPLEEVVQEYKAKLQGHVEPLRKHLEAVQKMKAKEERRVTELKVVSTIPFASSQSQMKSELAAVASEFGRLTRFLAEEQAGLERRLREMHEAQLGRAGAAASRLAEQAAQLSRLLAEAQERSQQGGLRLLQDIKETFNRCEEVQLQPPEVWSPDPCQPHSHDFLTDAIVRKMSRMFCQAARVDLTLDPDTAHPALMLSPDRRGVRLAERRQEVADHSKRFSADCCVLGAQGFRSGRHYWEVEVGGRRGWAVGAARESTHHKEKVGSGGSSLGSGDASSSRHHHRRRRLHLPQQPLLQREVWCVGTNGKRYQAQSSTEQTLLSPSEKPRRFGVYLDYEAGRLGFYNAETLAHVHTFSAAFLGERVFPFFRVLSKGTRIKLCP